Proteins from a single region of Mustela erminea isolate mMusErm1 chromosome X, mMusErm1.Pri, whole genome shotgun sequence:
- the LOC116582406 gene encoding EKC/KEOPS complex subunit LAGE3-like, producing the protein MQAPDRDEAGEGSEAEAAGGESSGSREGDDASGVGGQGAEGEAAGAPQAGQGPQALGPGGDAAPAPVAAASRLLEFTLTVPFRSPLEADMARRSLAPHAQRHGGVVHKELAVNGSALAVRWTAEDPVFFRISINSFLDQLSLVIRNIRGFGTPPPRSLGPGKRS; encoded by the exons ATGCAGGCCCCAGACCGCGACGAGGCCGGCGAGGGCAGCGAGGCCGAGGCGGCGGGCGGCGAG AGCTCCGGCAGCCGGGAAGGCGACGACGCCAGTGGCGTGGGCGGCCAGGGAGCCGAGGGCGAGGCGGCCGGCGCCCCTCAGGCCGGGCAGGGCCCGCAGGCCCTGGGGCCCGGTGGGGATGCGGCGCCCGCCCCTGTGGCAGCCGCCAGCCGACTGCTGGAGTT CACGCTCACTGTGCCTTTCCGGTCGCCCCTGGAGGCGGACATGGCCCGCAGGTCCCTGGCCCCACATGCCCAGCGCCACGGAGGGGTGGTTCACAAGGAGCTGGCGGTGAACGGCAGCGCCCTGGCCGT TAGATGGACTGCCGAAGACCCTGTGTTCTTCCGAATTTCCATCAACTCCTTCCTCGACCAGCTTTCCCTGGTGATCCGGAACATTCGGGGCTTTGGGACCCCGCCTCCGCGAAGCCTAGGCCCAGGAAAGAGGAGCTGA